The DNA sequence TTCTTAAAGGATGTCTGAAGTGCCCCAAGATGGCTGCCCTCGTTGGCTATGTAGTTAGCTTGTGGTGCTACAGTGTGTCTGAAAACAGCATACTTTGCCATTTGTGAGATATAAGCAGTGTTACGCCATGTGTAGTTATTATGTCAGTGGTGCAGGACAAGTATTAAGTGTTTAAGAGTGCTAGGTAAATTGAAAGGTAAGGCAAAGCTAGCATTAGCGTTAGCTGGTAGTATGGTCGTGATCATGTCACGCTGCTTCACTGAAACACTTGAGGGAATATTGAGCATAATACTGGTTTGAGAAGACAGTTGGGTGCAcctaatatttgttttaaagtttAAGTAATTTAAATGTGTGTCTTCGGACACGTGGATACCACAATGATTTGACGAtcttaaaattactgtttaaatTAGCTTGCTGTTACGCTGTGATAGTTATACATGTGAAAGGACAGGGTTTTAAATATGACATACAACATATGGTCTGCTTAGTTGTGTGGGACATCAGACTCTTGAAGCTAGTGGGGGCCGTCTgtttcccagggtcctatgtatTTTGAGTTAACCTAATGAGTTTTGCAGTTTAAATTGCAGAAGAATAAAGGGATATGTGTTTCAAATGCAGTTAGGATGGTAAAAATCTGTTAAGTACTTGTGGAGACATCAATATATTAAGTCAAACTTTACTTGTAACATAATGTCATAATATGAGGATATTGAGCTGGAGAATAAAGGACCCTGGAAATAATGAGATGCTCCTCAAATTTGAGTCTTTGAAATCTAGTTTACCATGATCTTAGAAAGGTAACATGCAGGCATTTAGCCATGAAGGGAGCTTACTGTTGCTTGAGCTATATGATGAAACTCTATAAGCGGAATCCAAATTAAAATTGCGGACAACCCATACCTTGGAGAACTGATTGCTCAAGCACAGACAATTATTTTGTAGTGAAGGTCTTGTGAGCTGTCCAGTGATCTAACTCccgtttttccttttttcatttattcaggTATCTCAAGGGACAACTGGCATAAACGCCGCAAGACCGGTGGTAAACGCAAGCCCTACCACAAGAAAAGGAAGTATGAGCTCGGGCGCCCTCCTGCAAACACAAAAGTGAGTCAAAACAAGTGGTTGCCTGTTAAAAATGGACTTAAAGTGATGTAGCGTGGGTGATGAAAACGTGACCTTAGGTATGTCTTTTTTGAGTCGTTCTGGCTCAAAGCTCAGGACCTACCAATGTTAGGACTTGTCATAGTTACACTGACACGCTTCATTACATGTGCATAGAACTGCTTTATTTTTCCACAGTTGTCGGAATTCAATTATTACACTTAAATAACCTGAATCATAAGCATTTAAATTGGACCAGTACTAAAACCATGTCTTTCTATAGATTGGACCTCGTCGCATCCACACAGTGAGGGTCCGTGGTGGGAACAAGAAGTACCGTGCTCTGAGGTTGGATGTTGGTAACTTCTCGTGGGGCTCTGAgtgtaagtttattttaaatgcatctTTAATTTTATAGGACCCTTTTTTTGAGCCCTGTTTGGTAACCTGCATCTTTCCATGATGATAACTTTGTCCAGTTCTGCTACTGAATGCAAGTGGTGATAACAAAGGCACCTGAGAAAGACAGACATGTTCCCCATGCAttgcatcaaaaaaaaaaaaatccaaacaatgtTTTAGGTTGGCACATGAGAGGGAAAATTTGCTTTTGCtaacagcttttgttttttgtatgcaGGCTGCACACGCAAGACCAGGATCATTGATGTGGTCTACAATGCCTCCAACAACGAGCTGGTCAGAACCAAGACCCTGGTGAAGAACTGCATCGTCCTCGTCGACAGCCTTCCCTACAGGCAGTGGTATGAGGCCCACTATGCCACTCCTCTGGGACGCAAGAAGGGAGCCAAGCTGGTATGTGGGAAAATACAAATGTCTCAGACCCTGTTTTAATTCAGTGGTGAGAAATATACCAGCAGCCCACTAACCTAATTTTGGTTTGGCTCTGTGTTGCTATCATGGCTGATAGAAATTTGATGTTAAAAGGATGGTCTCTTCATGTACAAGTACATTTTACTTTTTGACATAATAGACAGTTACACCCAGGGCATAATATGTCAAAATTAAAaggcattgtcttttttttttcttttttttttaatagcatctgtattgtaaagtgctgTCTGATTTGGTGCACGTCTTTCCATGAAGATAACTTTGTCCAGTTCTGCTACTGAATGAAAGTGATGATAATGAAGACTCTGAGAAAGACCTGTTACCAACACTGCCTTCATCTGCAGTGATTAATTTGAATCACTCAGTGTGGCCCAGCAGCTGAAGTTTGGACTTCACTTAAACCCATTTCATGTCCATCTAATGAGCTTTATTCCCCTTTCTTTTGTAGActcctgaggaggaggaggtcctGAACAAGAAGAGGTCAAAGAGGACCCAGAAGAAGTACGATGAGCGTAAAAAGACAGCAAAGATCAGCACCCTCTTGGAGGAGCAGTTCCAGCAGGGAAAACTGCTTGGTGAGTCTCAACATGTGTTTTCAGCTGTGCCATCTGTATTAATTGCAATATTAAGTCTGTATCACATAACTGCATTATGAAAGATTTGACCTCTGATTGGCCTTTCACTAAAGTTATTTATCCCACTAGGGGGTTAATTTCAAAGCAATGCCATCAGCTCTTGTTTTGCATGAAAGTTTTCAAAACTTGGACCTAGCATGTGACTGAATACTTGGGACAAACTGGGCAGGGATTTTCCCTAAAAGCAGAATGTATAGACCCATACAGAATTCTTACCAGTGATCGCTTAAGACCCACTAGAAGTGAGAAGCGGTGTATTAATCTGCACAGACTGTGCCTTTggcctgtgttgtttttttttttttttttttctgtgcttggGGCAATAAATGGGTGTGTGTCCCTAGCGTTCAGGTGAGGTTGGAGCTTATTAAAAAGGTACCAACCAGGTAGCAGACTATAAGCAGCATGCATCCCATGGGCACATACCAGGAAACACCTCAAATACAGCGCAGCAAGACGCTGATCCGTAGTCAATCTGgagttgtttttctttcacttttgctggcttGCTGTTAACAAGCAGTAACTTAAACTTCTGCATAgtatacattaaaaaacaaaatcactgcTAAGTCAGATGCAAATTAATTTCTGTGTGAAGGCACAGGACAAAAGCTCTGGTCACAATCTCATATTTGTGACAGCCAGGTAATTTGAGAGTTCTAGTATCTGCATTTGAATGAACTTTAAATGTAATATTCCCATCGAGGGAAATTAGTACTTTAAGGGCTGTGAAATTGCACAAATCAAATCCTGTGGGATGTTTCTCCTGATGTTGCCTAGTAGCTGTTTAAACTTAACTCACGTGTTTCATATCCGTCTAATGAGCTCAGAGAAAGACCTGTTACATTGACATCTACTGCAGTGTTAGTTAACTCAGTCTGCATGATGAAGTTTGGAAAATTATATATTGGCACTCGGCATTTGTACTTCTGCGGTGCTTTTAATCAAGGCGCTTGTCTATTTAGTTGCAGGCACATGACTGTTGTTGACCTGGAATGcctccatgtgtgtgtattaatggAGCTGAGGGTGCAGCAGGGTAactatagacaggtgtgtcagatCAAAAGCTCTGGCCgtgaacaaaccaaaaaagCCTACACACTAGTTGTCACTTGTACTCACTCACAAAAGACTAAAAGCTCAGTTGTATTGACTTTAATATTAACTTGTGGTGTCTTAACATTTCTGCTAAGTCAAAACCAACTTTGACTTGAGGTTATCTGAGTTTAGCACCACTTCCTTTTTGTTTTGAGACGGTTTATCCACCTCCACTGATCATGCTTCCACTCTTCCCCCCTGCAGCTTGCATTGCCTCCAGACCCGGCCAGTGTGGCAGGGCAGACGGCTACATCCTCGAAGGCAAGGAGCTCGAGTTCTACCTGAGGAAGATCAAGGCCAAGAAAGGCAAATAGATGTACAGCTGTTTGATACGTCAATAAAATCCAAACAACCCACAAGTGTCTGCTGTCACTGCTTTACTCTTGCAGTTCATCTGTGATGTTAGGTTCCATTGAATATCTAGTTAAAAACTCACGCTGTCAAAGTGACTGAGCTGTGTTCTAatcatttgtcacatgaaatcgTAGAAGGTGAACTCCAGTGAAACGCAATCCTGTTAGCTTGTTCAACTTGTGCAttgtaatttagtcctttttgcCTCTTACATTGTAGGCTGCTGCTTATAAAGAGTAATGTTTCCAGACTGGCTGCAGGGCTTGGGAACATACAACTGCTCAAACACTTGATGTTTAGGAAACCACTTGATGGTGaataaagcaaacaaatgggTGCATGGGAAGACTTCAGACATTAAGTCTAGAGTATACTGAAGCACATGGAAACGTCTCTTCTGTGACAAGATTGCACTACTGAGAGCCCTGGACAGACCGGTTACTCATTGTGAGGCAGTTGAAGCATGTTTAACCCCAACAAATAAGTACAATTGTTGACCTTTATT is a window from the Epinephelus fuscoguttatus linkage group LG15, E.fuscoguttatus.final_Chr_v1 genome containing:
- the rps8a gene encoding 40S ribosomal protein S8, whose translation is MGISRDNWHKRRKTGGKRKPYHKKRKYELGRPPANTKIGPRRIHTVRVRGGNKKYRALRLDVGNFSWGSECCTRKTRIIDVVYNASNNELVRTKTLVKNCIVLVDSLPYRQWYEAHYATPLGRKKGAKLTPEEEEVLNKKRSKRTQKKYDERKKTAKISTLLEEQFQQGKLLACIASRPGQCGRADGYILEGKELEFYLRKIKAKKGK